The following coding sequences lie in one Mycobacterium sp. Z3061 genomic window:
- a CDS encoding LCP family protein has translation MTLVSAVALGMTGAGYYVAHGALGGITISQALTAEDPRSTGNTMNILLIGLDSRRDQEGNDLPWSILKHLHAGDSDQGGYNTNTLIVVHVGADGKVVAFSIPRDDWVPFNGVPGYNHIKIKEAYGLTKQYVANQLANQGVSSQHELETRGREAGRAATLRAVRSLTGVPIDYFAEVNLAGFYDLAQTLGGVEVCLNHPVYDSYSGADFPAGRQRLDASQALAFVRQRHGLENGDLDRTHRQQAFLSSVMHELQDTGTFTNFDRLNSLMAVARKDVVLSSGWDEALFRRMGDLAGGNVEFRTLPVVRYDNIDGQDVNIVDQAAIKAEVAAAFGTASPSAAPGTTSAKPNPSTIVDVVNAGSISGMATQVSSALKKRGYTAGQVRDRESGDPATTTIQYGAGTETDAQNLATLLGVDAPKKPDSSIAPGHIRVTVDTNFSLPAADEMLDATSSTTTTTTTTTTKPSSTGYYYNGTFTNYPTPDQGKPIDGGGVPCVN, from the coding sequence ATGACGTTGGTCTCGGCGGTGGCGCTCGGCATGACCGGAGCGGGCTACTACGTGGCGCACGGCGCACTCGGTGGCATCACCATTTCCCAGGCCCTGACGGCCGAAGACCCACGGTCCACCGGCAACACGATGAACATCCTGCTGATCGGGCTGGACTCCCGCAGAGACCAGGAGGGCAACGACCTGCCCTGGTCGATCCTGAAGCACCTGCACGCCGGCGACTCCGACCAGGGCGGGTACAACACCAACACCCTGATCGTCGTGCACGTCGGCGCCGACGGAAAGGTCGTCGCGTTCTCCATTCCCCGCGATGACTGGGTGCCGTTCAACGGCGTTCCGGGCTACAACCACATCAAGATCAAGGAGGCGTACGGGCTCACCAAGCAGTACGTCGCCAACCAGCTGGCCAACCAGGGCGTGAGCTCCCAGCACGAGCTCGAGACACGAGGCCGCGAAGCGGGGCGGGCGGCCACCCTGCGGGCGGTGCGCAGCCTGACCGGGGTTCCCATCGATTACTTCGCCGAGGTCAACCTCGCCGGTTTCTACGACCTGGCCCAGACGCTGGGCGGCGTCGAGGTGTGCCTGAACCACCCCGTGTACGACTCATATTCCGGTGCCGACTTCCCGGCCGGCCGCCAGCGACTGGACGCCTCGCAGGCGCTCGCGTTCGTCCGGCAACGGCACGGTCTGGAGAACGGCGACCTGGACCGGACCCACCGGCAGCAGGCCTTCCTGTCCTCGGTCATGCACGAACTACAAGACACCGGCACCTTCACCAACTTCGACCGGCTCAACAGCCTGATGGCGGTCGCGCGCAAGGACGTGGTGCTGTCGTCGGGCTGGGATGAGGCGCTGTTCCGCCGGATGGGCGATCTGGCGGGCGGGAACGTCGAGTTCCGGACGCTGCCCGTGGTGCGCTACGACAACATCGACGGCCAGGACGTCAACATCGTCGACCAGGCGGCTATCAAGGCCGAAGTCGCGGCGGCGTTCGGGACGGCGTCGCCGTCGGCGGCGCCGGGCACGACCAGCGCCAAGCCCAATCCGTCGACCATCGTCGATGTCGTGAATGCCGGCAGCATCAGCGGGATGGCGACCCAGGTGTCCAGCGCGCTGAAGAAGCGCGGCTACACCGCCGGGCAGGTCCGCGACCGCGAATCCGGCGACCCGGCGACGACCACGATCCAGTACGGCGCGGGCACGGAAACCGACGCGCAGAACCTGGCCACCCTGCTCGGCGTCGACGCCCCCAAGAAACCGGATTCTTCGATCGCACCCGGGCACATCCGGGTGACCGTGGACACGAACTTCTCGCTGCCGGCCGCCGACGAGATGTTGGATGCGACGAGCAGCACGACGACGACCACCACCACCACGACGACGAAGCCGAGCAGCACCGGCTACTACTACAACGGCACCTTCACCAACTACCCGACGCCCGATCAGGGAAAGCCGATCGACGGCGGCGGGGTGCCGTGCGTGAATTAG
- a CDS encoding SDR family oxidoreductase — translation MKRLDGQRILVTVAGSGIGQATALRLLDEGATVVGADIAVDGLVTTRDRAAESAERFTTSVIDVADERSVTAGVRSAIDTLGGLDSLVNAAAILRAAHTHQTSLELWNSIVTVNLTGTFLMVREALPALLDNPRSTVVNFSSTSASFAHPYMAAYAASKGGVQAFTHSLALEYATAGLRAVCVAPGSIKSGITDATGGYIPKDANWSLFSRLMPILPTTEKSSGAGMADPSVIAGVIAMLVSEDGRFITGTEIRIDGGTHA, via the coding sequence ATGAAACGACTGGACGGTCAGCGGATCCTGGTGACCGTAGCCGGGTCGGGCATCGGGCAGGCCACCGCGCTGCGTCTGCTCGACGAGGGGGCCACGGTGGTGGGCGCCGACATCGCGGTGGATGGCCTGGTCACCACGCGGGACCGGGCGGCGGAGTCGGCCGAGCGGTTCACCACCAGCGTGATCGACGTCGCCGACGAGCGGTCGGTCACCGCCGGCGTGCGCAGCGCCATCGACACCCTCGGGGGGCTGGACTCACTGGTCAACGCCGCCGCCATCCTGCGCGCCGCGCACACCCACCAGACCAGCCTCGAACTGTGGAACAGCATCGTCACCGTCAACCTGACCGGCACGTTCCTGATGGTCCGCGAGGCGTTACCGGCGCTCCTGGACAACCCGCGCAGCACCGTCGTCAACTTCAGCTCCACCTCGGCGAGCTTCGCGCACCCGTACATGGCGGCCTACGCCGCCAGCAAGGGCGGCGTCCAGGCGTTCACTCACTCACTGGCACTGGAATACGCCACCGCCGGACTCCGCGCGGTCTGTGTGGCGCCCGGCAGCATCAAGTCCGGTATCACCGATGCCACCGGCGGTTACATCCCGAAAGACGCCAACTGGTCGCTGTTCAGCCGGCTGATGCCGATCCTGCCCACCACGGAGAAATCCAGCGGCGCGGGTATGGCGGACCCGTCGGTGATCGCCGGCGTCATCGCCATGCTGGTGTCGGAGGACGGCCGGTTCATCACCGGGACCGAGATCCGCATCGACGGCGGCACGCACGCCTAA
- a CDS encoding GH12 family glycosyl hydrolase domain-containing protein, translated as MVQNNAWNNPGGQAITVSQTGFTITTENGSAPTNGAPLGYPSVYAGVHYGNASTGTNLPIQLGQINSATTSIDYNYVPTGTWNASYDIWLDSTYTTTGVNDQEIMIWFNHQGPIQPVGSPVGNTTINGKTFVVWDGSNGQNNVMSYVATQPIEVWTFDAMDFIDHTATMESITDSWYLTSIQAGFEPWSGGVGLGVDSFSATVN; from the coding sequence GTGGTGCAGAACAACGCTTGGAACAACCCGGGCGGCCAGGCCATCACGGTCAGCCAGACCGGGTTCACCATCACCACCGAGAACGGGTCCGCCCCCACCAACGGCGCGCCCCTGGGCTATCCCTCGGTTTATGCGGGAGTGCACTACGGAAACGCGTCGACGGGCACCAACCTGCCCATCCAGCTCGGGCAGATCAACAGCGCGACCACCAGCATCGACTACAACTACGTGCCGACCGGTACCTGGAACGCCTCCTACGACATCTGGCTGGACTCCACCTACACCACCACCGGGGTCAACGATCAGGAGATCATGATCTGGTTCAACCACCAGGGCCCCATCCAGCCGGTCGGATCGCCGGTGGGCAACACCACGATCAACGGCAAGACCTTCGTGGTCTGGGACGGCAGCAACGGGCAGAACAATGTGATGTCCTACGTCGCCACCCAGCCCATCGAGGTGTGGACCTTCGACGCGATGGACTTCATCGACCACACCGCCACGATGGAGTCGATCACCGACTCGTGGTACCTGACAAGCATCCAAGCCGGCTTCGAGCCATGGAGCGGCGGCGTCGGCCTGGGTGTCGACTCGTTCTCGGCGACCGTGAACTGA
- a CDS encoding SDR family oxidoreductase: MQLSFQDRTYLVTGGGSGIGKAVATGLVDGGASVMIVGRSADRLAEAVAEIEGLQLSGSIRYQPADVTNEDEVSRAVEATTAWHGRLHGVVHSAGGSLTVGPLTHTDSEAWRRTVDLNVNGTMYVLKHAARELVRGGGGSFVAISSIAASNTHRWFGPYGVTKSAIDHMMRLAADELGASWVRANSIRPGLIRTDLVDASVIQSPEISGDYALCTPLPRIGEVEDVANLAMFLLSDAASFITGQCINVDGGHMVRRGPDYSSMMEQMFGADALRGVV, encoded by the coding sequence GTGCAGCTTTCATTCCAAGACCGGACGTACCTGGTCACCGGTGGCGGCAGCGGTATCGGCAAGGCTGTGGCCACCGGGTTGGTCGACGGCGGCGCGTCGGTCATGATCGTGGGCCGCAGCGCTGACCGACTGGCCGAGGCGGTCGCCGAGATCGAAGGCCTGCAACTGTCCGGATCGATCCGCTACCAACCGGCCGACGTCACCAATGAAGACGAGGTCTCCCGTGCCGTGGAGGCGACAACGGCGTGGCACGGCCGACTGCACGGGGTGGTGCACAGTGCGGGCGGCTCGCTGACGGTCGGACCGCTCACCCACACCGATTCGGAGGCCTGGCGGCGCACGGTCGACCTCAACGTCAACGGCACCATGTACGTGCTCAAGCACGCCGCCCGCGAACTGGTACGTGGCGGCGGAGGGTCCTTCGTGGCGATCTCGTCGATCGCCGCCAGCAACACCCACCGGTGGTTCGGGCCGTACGGGGTCACCAAGTCGGCGATCGACCACATGATGCGCCTGGCCGCGGATGAACTCGGGGCCTCGTGGGTGCGGGCCAACAGCATTCGTCCGGGTCTGATCCGTACCGATCTGGTGGACGCCAGCGTCATCCAGTCGCCCGAGATCAGCGGCGATTACGCGCTCTGCACACCGCTGCCCCGGATCGGTGAGGTCGAGGACGTCGCCAACCTGGCCATGTTCCTGCTCAGTGATGCGGCCAGTTTCATCACCGGCCAGTGCATCAACGTCGACGGCGGCCACATGGTGCGGCGCGGCCCGGACTACTCGTCGATGATGGAGCAGATGTTCGGCGCCGACGCGCTGCGCGGCGTGGTGTAG
- a CDS encoding enoyl-CoA hydratase, with protein sequence MTVSDQANAGADSQNGEAPQMVVYETLDEGRIARIWLNRPDAHNAQNRTLLVQLDEAFSRAEADDTVRVVILGARGRNFSAGHDLGSEEAMLERKPGPQQHPTFRSHGATLEPIVEKLYHQEWHFFFENTRRWRDLRKITIAQVQGNAISAGLMLIWACDLIVAADNARFSDVVAVRLGMPGVEYYAHPWEFGARKAKELLLTGDSLDADEAYRLGMVSKVFPLDDLEEKTLEFARRIAERPTMASLLVKASVNAAADAMGFTEALRHAFHVHELGHAHWAAHNENRFPVGLPPDVEDWRTARPTKVARRDTP encoded by the coding sequence ATGACTGTTTCCGATCAGGCCAACGCCGGCGCTGACTCCCAGAACGGCGAAGCCCCGCAGATGGTGGTCTACGAGACTTTGGACGAGGGCCGCATCGCGCGGATCTGGCTGAACCGGCCCGACGCCCACAATGCGCAGAACCGCACCCTGCTGGTGCAGCTCGACGAGGCGTTCTCGCGCGCGGAGGCCGACGACACCGTGCGCGTGGTGATCCTGGGCGCGCGCGGCCGCAACTTCTCCGCCGGTCACGACCTCGGGTCGGAGGAGGCGATGCTGGAGCGCAAGCCCGGGCCGCAGCAGCACCCGACTTTCCGGTCCCACGGCGCCACCCTGGAGCCGATCGTCGAGAAGCTCTACCACCAGGAGTGGCACTTCTTCTTCGAGAACACCCGGCGCTGGCGCGACCTGCGCAAGATCACCATCGCCCAGGTGCAGGGCAACGCGATCTCGGCCGGGTTGATGCTGATCTGGGCGTGCGACCTGATCGTGGCCGCCGACAACGCGAGGTTCAGCGACGTCGTCGCGGTGCGGCTTGGTATGCCGGGTGTCGAATATTACGCCCACCCTTGGGAATTCGGCGCCCGCAAAGCCAAAGAGCTACTGCTGACCGGTGATTCGCTGGACGCCGACGAGGCTTACCGGCTGGGCATGGTGTCCAAGGTGTTCCCGCTCGACGATCTCGAGGAGAAGACCCTCGAGTTCGCCCGGCGCATCGCCGAACGGCCAACCATGGCATCGCTTCTGGTGAAGGCGTCGGTCAACGCCGCCGCCGACGCGATGGGATTCACCGAGGCGCTGCGCCACGCGTTTCATGTTCACGAGCTCGGGCACGCGCACTGGGCGGCGCACAACGAGAACAGATTCCCCGTCGGCCTGCCGCCCGACGTCGAGGACTGGCGCACCGCCCGGCCCACCAAGGTTGCCCGCCGCGATACGCCGTAG
- a CDS encoding TetR/AcrR family transcriptional regulator — protein sequence MTAEARSESHASRRERILSAAYALFATHGVRAIDLDDVAAAVSLGRAELCRHFPDAQALTTAVLRRRDQLWTCSLLELKSRLRGGTAQGQILAIFDVLHDWIVDFDGYQGGSPLTVLMEMGQQVHADEVSMNCLFSIREMVRERALRAELTDVRSFVESMTILLIGAVIAGSEGDPCAARRARNMAHALMVQHLAASGV from the coding sequence ATGACTGCGGAGGCACGCTCTGAATCCCACGCGAGTCGGCGCGAACGCATTCTCAGCGCCGCATACGCTCTGTTCGCCACGCACGGCGTGCGCGCGATCGACCTCGATGACGTCGCTGCCGCGGTTAGCCTGGGCCGCGCGGAACTGTGTCGGCATTTTCCCGATGCCCAGGCATTGACCACGGCTGTGTTGAGACGCCGCGACCAGCTCTGGACGTGCTCGCTACTCGAACTCAAGTCGCGGTTGCGGGGAGGTACGGCGCAAGGGCAGATCCTGGCCATTTTCGACGTCCTGCACGACTGGATCGTCGACTTCGACGGCTACCAGGGTGGGTCACCCTTGACGGTGTTGATGGAGATGGGTCAACAAGTTCATGCCGACGAGGTCAGCATGAACTGCCTTTTCAGCATTCGCGAGATGGTCCGTGAGCGTGCCCTGCGGGCCGAATTGACCGATGTGCGCTCCTTTGTCGAGTCGATGACGATACTTCTCATCGGCGCTGTTATCGCCGGGTCGGAGGGTGACCCCTGCGCTGCCCGGCGGGCTCGAAATATGGCGCACGCGCTCATGGTCCAGCACCTGGCCGCGTCCGGGGTGTGA
- a CDS encoding trehalose-6-phosphate synthase produces the protein MAARSGRASRAKSAGFGDSDFVVVANRLPVDMERLPDGSTTWKRSPGGLVTALEPLLRKRRGAWIGWPGLVSDDVADPDEEPIVQDELQLHPVWLSAEDVAEYYEGFSNATLWPLYHDVIVKPIYHREWWDRYVDVNRRFAEATARAAAENGTVWVQDYQLQLVPKMLRALRPDLTIGFFLHIPFPPVELFRQLPWRTEIIEGLLGADLVGFHLAGGAQNFLVLARQLIGANTSRGSVGVRSRFGEVEYESRVVRVGAFPISIDSGELDHAARDRNIRRRAREIRAELGNPRKVLLGVDRLDYTKGIDVRLRAFNELLEEGRAKRDDTVLIQLATPSRERVESYQILRNDIERQVGHINGEYAEVAHPVVHYLHRPVPRDELIAFFVASDVMLVTPLRDGMNLVAKEYVACRSDLGGALVLSEFTGAAAELRQAYLVNPHDLEGVKDAIEAALTQTEEEGRRRMRAMRRQVLAHDVDRWARSFLDALASGAEDTQPGARS, from the coding sequence ATGGCTGCCAGGAGCGGCCGGGCCTCGCGAGCGAAGTCCGCAGGTTTCGGCGACTCCGATTTCGTGGTGGTCGCCAACCGGTTGCCCGTCGACATGGAACGGCTGCCCGACGGCAGCACCACATGGAAGCGCAGTCCCGGCGGGCTGGTCACGGCCCTCGAGCCGCTGTTGCGCAAACGCCGCGGCGCCTGGATCGGGTGGCCCGGCCTGGTCAGTGACGATGTCGCTGACCCGGACGAGGAACCGATCGTCCAGGACGAACTGCAACTCCATCCGGTCTGGCTGAGCGCCGAGGATGTCGCGGAGTACTACGAGGGTTTCTCCAACGCCACCCTGTGGCCGCTCTATCACGACGTCATCGTCAAGCCGATCTACCACCGCGAATGGTGGGACCGCTACGTCGACGTCAACCGCCGGTTCGCCGAGGCCACCGCACGCGCAGCCGCCGAGAACGGCACCGTCTGGGTGCAGGACTACCAGCTGCAACTGGTGCCCAAGATGCTGCGAGCGCTGCGGCCCGACCTGACCATCGGCTTCTTCCTGCACATCCCGTTCCCGCCGGTCGAACTGTTCCGGCAGCTGCCGTGGCGCACCGAGATCATCGAGGGCCTGCTGGGAGCCGACCTGGTGGGATTCCATCTGGCCGGTGGCGCCCAGAACTTCCTGGTGCTGGCCCGGCAACTGATCGGGGCCAACACCTCGCGGGGTTCGGTCGGGGTGCGGTCGCGCTTCGGCGAGGTGGAGTACGAGTCCCGCGTCGTGCGGGTGGGCGCGTTCCCGATCTCCATCGACTCCGGCGAACTCGACCACGCCGCCCGGGACCGCAACATCCGGCGCCGGGCCCGCGAGATCCGCGCCGAGCTCGGCAACCCGCGCAAGGTGCTGCTCGGCGTAGATCGGCTCGACTACACAAAAGGCATCGACGTTCGGCTGCGAGCCTTCAACGAGCTGCTTGAAGAGGGCCGCGCCAAGCGGGACGACACCGTGCTGATCCAGCTGGCGACGCCCAGTCGCGAGCGGGTCGAGAGCTATCAGATTCTGCGCAACGACATCGAGCGCCAGGTGGGCCACATCAACGGCGAGTACGCCGAGGTCGCCCACCCGGTGGTGCACTACCTGCACCGCCCGGTCCCCCGCGACGAACTCATCGCGTTCTTCGTGGCCAGCGACGTCATGCTGGTCACCCCGCTGCGAGACGGGATGAACCTGGTGGCCAAGGAATACGTCGCCTGCCGCAGCGACTTGGGCGGCGCCCTGGTGCTGTCCGAATTCACCGGTGCCGCAGCCGAACTCCGTCAGGCGTATCTGGTCAACCCGCATGACCTGGAGGGCGTCAAGGACGCGATCGAGGCGGCGCTCACCCAGACCGAGGAAGAGGGCCGGCGCCGGATGCGCGCGATGCGCCGGCAGGTGCTCGCCCACGACGTAGACCGTTGGGCCCGTTCGTTTCTCGACGCACTCGCCTCAGGTGCCGAAGACACCCAGCCGGGCGCGCGGAGCTGA
- a CDS encoding mammalian cell entry protein: MRWLLPVAGALAVAAVVALSAIGGWFYWDRVESQGEQAARAELPKLAQKEIPQFFGYDFQTIERSLNDVYPLLTPDYRQEFKKVVNAQIIPEAKKREMVVQADVVGVGVMAAKRNSATAMVYMNRIVTDKSREPHYDGSRLRVEFKRIDGKWLISYITPI; this comes from the coding sequence CTGCGGTGGCTGCTCCCGGTCGCCGGAGCACTGGCCGTGGCCGCGGTGGTGGCGTTGTCGGCCATCGGCGGCTGGTTCTACTGGGACCGGGTGGAGAGCCAGGGCGAACAGGCCGCGCGGGCGGAGTTGCCGAAGTTGGCTCAGAAGGAGATCCCGCAGTTTTTCGGCTATGACTTCCAGACCATCGAGCGCAGCCTCAACGACGTCTACCCGTTGCTGACGCCCGATTACCGCCAGGAGTTCAAGAAGGTCGTCAACGCCCAGATCATTCCCGAGGCGAAGAAGCGGGAGATGGTGGTCCAGGCGGACGTGGTGGGCGTGGGAGTCATGGCCGCCAAACGCAATTCGGCCACCGCGATGGTCTACATGAATCGCATCGTGACCGACAAGTCACGCGAGCCGCACTACGACGGCAGCCGCCTGCGCGTGGAATTCAAGCGCATCGACGGAAAGTGGCTGATCTCCTACATCACGCCGATCTAG
- a CDS encoding mammalian cell entry protein: protein MDPVVTEEQPTTQRVRRRASRAAGPPKGASVGAAEAEDTSEVPAAVAVKTRPAPKRPAKGGKSVNARPPRRRRPNGRMVGWVSLAASVLVISGLVWGVLALAGQHRTADARQAREQRFVDTASQTVVNMYSYTQDTIDESVTRFVNGTSGPLRSKFGAENVEFLKQLYRKTNATSEAVINGAALESIDNVSDNASVLVAVRVTVADVDGVNKPSEPYRLRVIVHQDERGQMTAYDLMYPNGGN, encoded by the coding sequence GTGGATCCAGTGGTGACAGAAGAACAACCGACGACCCAGCGCGTCCGCCGGCGGGCGTCGCGCGCGGCGGGGCCGCCGAAAGGCGCGTCGGTCGGCGCCGCCGAAGCCGAGGACACCAGCGAGGTCCCGGCCGCCGTCGCCGTGAAGACCAGACCCGCACCGAAGCGACCGGCCAAAGGCGGCAAATCCGTCAACGCCCGGCCGCCGCGGCGGCGCCGGCCCAATGGCCGGATGGTCGGCTGGGTCTCGCTGGCGGCCTCGGTGCTGGTGATCTCCGGGTTGGTGTGGGGTGTACTGGCTCTGGCCGGGCAGCACCGCACTGCCGACGCGCGCCAGGCCCGCGAGCAGCGCTTCGTCGACACGGCCTCCCAGACCGTGGTCAACATGTACAGCTACACCCAGGACACCATCGACGAGTCGGTCACCCGGTTCGTCAACGGCACCAGCGGCCCGCTGCGCAGCAAGTTCGGCGCCGAGAACGTCGAGTTCCTCAAGCAGCTGTACCGCAAGACCAATGCGACGTCTGAAGCGGTGATCAACGGCGCCGCCCTGGAAAGCATCGACAACGTCAGCGACAACGCGTCGGTGCTGGTCGCGGTGCGGGTGACCGTCGCCGACGTCGACGGGGTCAACAAACCGTCCGAGCCGTACCGGCTGCGGGTCATCGTGCACCAGGACGAGCGCGGCCAGATGACGGCCTATGACCTGATGTATCCCAACGGAGGCAACTGA
- a CDS encoding virulence factor Mce family protein, translating to MIDRLTKIQLTIFAVITVITLTVMAIFYLRLPSTFGIGTYGVSADFAAGGGIYKNANVTYRGVAVGRVDSVQLNPSGVTADMRLNSGTPIPSNVTATVKSVSAIGEQYIDLVPPANPAPGKLRNGAKIDRANTRIGQDVADLLKKAETLVNSLGDTRLREVLHEAFLATNGTGPELARLVESARQLVDEANTNYPQVSQLIDQAGPFLQAQVRAGADIKSLSDGLARFTSEVRRADPRLRDTLATAPGALDEANETFSGIRPSFPALAANMANLGRVGVIYHKSIEQLLVVFPALFAAITTAAGGAPQDEGAKLDFKLDLNDPPPCSTGFIPSPLMRTPADETVREVPRDMYCKTAQNDPSTVRGARNYPCQEFPGKRAPTVQLCRDPRGYVPVGTNPWRGPPIPYGTPVTNGLNVLPPNHFPYIPPGADPDPGIPIVGPPPPGVTPGPGPAPNQPAYDPPPPNNVPPPPGNPSWMPPNYPPVPPQLPYPKYIEPPGPPVGTGPAPEANGAAYTTTYDPSTGRFRDPAGGTGIFASGVTGTSNAESWVDLMLAPKNS from the coding sequence ATGATCGACAGACTCACAAAGATCCAGCTGACCATCTTCGCGGTGATCACCGTGATCACCCTGACCGTGATGGCGATCTTCTACCTGCGCCTGCCGTCTACGTTCGGCATCGGCACCTATGGTGTGAGCGCCGACTTCGCGGCCGGCGGCGGTATCTACAAGAACGCGAACGTCACATACCGCGGTGTCGCGGTGGGCCGGGTGGATTCGGTGCAGCTCAATCCCAGCGGCGTCACCGCCGACATGCGGCTCAACAGCGGCACACCGATCCCGTCCAACGTCACGGCGACGGTCAAGAGTGTGTCGGCGATCGGTGAGCAGTACATCGACCTGGTGCCGCCGGCCAACCCCGCGCCCGGCAAGCTGCGCAACGGAGCCAAGATCGACCGGGCCAACACCCGCATCGGTCAGGACGTCGCCGACCTGCTGAAGAAGGCGGAGACCCTGGTCAACAGCCTCGGTGACACCCGGTTGCGGGAGGTGCTGCACGAGGCGTTCCTGGCCACCAACGGCACCGGACCGGAACTGGCCAGGCTGGTCGAGTCGGCCCGGCAGTTGGTCGACGAGGCGAACACCAATTACCCACAGGTCTCCCAGCTGATCGACCAGGCCGGACCGTTCCTGCAGGCCCAGGTCCGCGCGGGTGCCGACATCAAGTCGCTGTCCGACGGGCTGGCGCGTTTCACCTCCGAGGTGCGCCGGGCCGACCCGCGGCTGCGCGACACCCTGGCCACCGCCCCGGGCGCGCTCGACGAGGCCAACGAGACCTTCTCCGGCATCCGCCCGTCCTTCCCGGCGCTGGCGGCCAACATGGCCAACCTGGGCCGGGTCGGCGTGATCTACCACAAGTCCATCGAGCAACTGCTGGTCGTCTTCCCGGCTCTGTTCGCCGCGATCACCACCGCCGCCGGCGGTGCACCGCAGGACGAAGGCGCGAAGCTGGACTTCAAGCTCGACCTCAACGACCCGCCGCCGTGCAGCACCGGGTTCATCCCGTCGCCGTTGATGCGCACGCCCGCCGACGAGACGGTCCGGGAAGTCCCGCGCGACATGTACTGCAAGACCGCGCAGAACGATCCGAGTACCGTGCGTGGCGCCCGCAACTACCCGTGCCAGGAGTTCCCGGGCAAGCGGGCACCGACGGTGCAGTTGTGCCGTGACCCGCGCGGATATGTGCCGGTCGGCACCAACCCGTGGCGCGGGCCGCCGATCCCCTACGGCACCCCCGTCACCAACGGGCTGAACGTCTTGCCGCCCAACCACTTCCCGTACATCCCGCCGGGAGCCGATCCCGATCCGGGTATCCCGATCGTCGGCCCGCCTCCGCCTGGGGTGACGCCCGGCCCGGGTCCGGCGCCCAACCAGCCCGCCTACGACCCGCCGCCGCCCAACAACGTGCCGCCGCCGCCGGGTAACCCGTCGTGGATGCCGCCCAACTATCCGCCGGTGCCCCCGCAGCTGCCGTACCCCAAGTACATCGAGCCGCCCGGCCCACCGGTCGGCACCGGTCCGGCGCCGGAGGCCAACGGGGCCGCCTACACCACCACCTATGACCCGTCTACCGGGCGGTTCAGGGATCCGGCGGGCGGCACTGGTATCTTCGCGTCCGGCGTTACCGGGACCTCCAACGCCGAGAGCTGGGTGGACCTCATGCTCGCGCCGAAGAACTCATAA